The Meles meles chromosome 6, mMelMel3.1 paternal haplotype, whole genome shotgun sequence DNA segment tgagaattttttaaataatagccagATCCTAAGAGATTAGCATGTTTGGTTGATATTTAGAGCCATGGTAGGAAGCCCTCATTAAAAAGGGCAAAAAGAAaagcgcttgctctctctctggtaGATAAGCTAATGGAATACTGAAGGAGCCTGATGGATTATCATCCAGAGATTTTAAGAAtagttattaaatttattattatcaagatatagataaaataaaaaaatgaagaaggaatttCTTATGAAACCAAACTTaatgactgaaagaaaaaaaaaagtaagtgtctTGGGACAAAGAAGTAACAGTTCCTGCAAGAGGAAATGTTACATAGACATATTTTAATGGTATAGAGGGAGTTCACATGGGCAGGAATGATGAAACTGAGTGAAGGTTAGACACCAACACCCAttctactttttaatatttttcattaatttttcttatttttaaagggtcttatttttatgttatctctacacccaatctggagcttgaatttacaacccccaaatcaagagttgccTTGCTCtcctgactcagccagccaggtgccacctCCTACCGCACCAGCCCTCCCCACGCCCCACGCCCCCCCGCCAGGCCCAGTCTACTTCTAAATTTCCAAAAAGATATAAGAAGtattagaaaaacatttctaGATAGGGGTCAGAATTTTAAGCACAAGGGATATAATTATTTCCCTATTGACTGAGACTTTAAAGCTGAGCTCagtcttattttgaaaaataacagaaatatattcCTAAGGctagagaaagataatttttatttaacatttgttaGGACGCTCCCATGAGCTGCTTGCCCATGCGTGTTACACTGCCTACATGGCTAATGGGTAATCTTACCGAATGAGCCAAAGGCCACAAATAAGGCCTTGACTCATTTAACAATCATTTCACATTTCCACACTATgaccaaattaatattttatgggGCTACTCAGTTCTATAGCCAGaccacttttccaaaaaattgaattttgtgcttatttattttatggatcATTTGTTGAAATAGGTTTCAAAACAGGTTTGGGCTATTTAGATTTTTCAgtgaactgaaaaagaaaaacttacagaCCCAGAGTTTTAGAACTAGACAGGACATCAGAGTTATCTCATTCAAACTTTCTTAATTTTGTGTCTAACAAAACTGAGGTCAACCGAGGAGAAAGGGACTTGCCTAAACCTTGTTGGCCTGgtttcctccattttattttattttttttaaggcatccCTGGTTTCCCCAGCAAGAAGAAATTTCACAATTACATAATCTCAAAGAACATTTTGTATGGAATGTCTTATTTCTACCCAAGAATGGTGGATACCAATAGCCAGATTTTATCTGTAAATTACTTAACATCCATTTCTACGTGTTCTTACATCACCTTAGACTTCTCCCTCATGCCATGCCACTGCATTGCAAATACCCGCTCATTTGTCTACCTCTCCTATCTGACCCTACTCCCCTTGAGAGCAGAGACCAGCTATGTACATTTGACTTCCAGAATCTAGTTCACAGCCCAGCATACAAGAGGCATCAATAACTGCATGTTGAAttaatcaaacaaataaattctttgcaacctaaaaatactgttttgaacTGAGAGAGAAGTCAGTGGAGGCAAAGATAGCAAATGAGACGGGAGATTTAAGGAGGGAGACAAGCAAAGAGGTAAATAATACCAACATTTTATGGCATCATACATGAAACAGTGAAAACCAGctcttatttaaaataagagtaagatttgggcgcctgggtggctcagtggtttaagccgctgccttcggctcaggtcatgatctcagggtcctgggatcgagtcccacatcgggctctctgctcgtcagggagcctgcttccctctcactctctctgcctgcctctctgcctacttatgatctctctctgtcaaataaataaataaaatctttaaaaaaattaaaaaaaaataaaataaaataagagtaagattttatatatgtagaGAACAGGGTAGAAATTGGCAAATTCAGATGGTGACACTGAGAAGCTGTAGAAAAGAAATAAGTGGGACTTTTCATTCGCATTTAATATCTCTTCTTGTTAAAGAGGCTAAGGGGTTTCTTTAAAACAAGGATCTGAAGTACGTGGTAGAGAGTTATATAATGTCTAGACAACAGAGATACTTGTATCTAATCTTATGACAACAATCCTACTTAACAGGTCCAGACACAGTGCCGTATGAGACTGAGTTAGAAGGAAATGAGGATTTGGGGTTAGTCTATTACATTtaataacatgaaaaaatatggattaaaaaagcaagcaaaataagtcaatcatagaaagataattatcatatgatctctctgatatgaggaatttgagaggaagggCGAGGGGTTTGgcgggtagggaaggaaaaaatgaaacaagatgggatcaggagggagacaaaacataagagactcttaatctcacaaaacaaactgaaggttgcttgGGGGTgggcgggtagggagagggtgactgggttatggacactggggaaggtatgtgctatggtaagtgctgtgaaatgtgtaagcctgatgattcacagacctgtacccctggtgtgaataatacattaaatgttaataaaaataatttaaaaaaataaataaaaaataaaaataaaaagaagacttAGGTGTATCTGCTTACTTGTCCCACAACAAGCAAATTCATAacatattgaaaatattaaattgtaATTAGCTCTAACCATCATTTTAGGTTTAGATTACTTCTAATCTAACATATTTATTGATAAGAATGCACACtatttttcaagtattatttttaaatatttttaaatattattccatgcaactcaaaataaaaattgtcacttacatccttaaaaaaaaaaaaagtgggagtaCATATTAAAGAATCATTAAGCAAGTTTACAAGCTATAAATAACAATTCTGATATGTTTAGTCTAATTTTCTTTGCATGGACTACACTATAAATAATTTTGTCGAATTTACCTTAAGAATGTACTGAAAGTCCAATGTGACAAGAGAAAGCTACCATAGATTTAAAGAGGAAGTTGATGTTTAAAGAAACGGAgggttatcttttttttcaaaaaggttaTTATCTCTAGAGTAAGCAAAGGAACTGTTGTGGATATTATCTTCTTGCTCATCTCAGAGTACAGGATAAGAGAATGGGGTTAATGATAAgttaaaaagtcataaaataaaaagaaagtagctCTAAAGGAATGACTTCTTACGATGGGCAGTAGTGGTTAAAGAGGCAAACCTTAGTAGCAAAGGACCATTTCTTGTGCCAGATCATGAAGAAGGTTTCAGTCCGGTGCCAATGAGGAATCAGACCTCCCAAATAAGAGTTAATTCTTTCACTTTACAGTGCATCAAGATAAAAACGCTAATGTGTAGAATAGTGGCATTAAAAATTTGGTTCAGAGGCTCCAAACTGGCTTCTTTTTGTTATGCACAGATGCTTTTTGCATATAAATGAGCACTGGATACAACTATACATGTAGATGAATACTCCGAAAGGGGGGGGCAGgtgggctaaaaaaaaaaaaaaaacccctgagATTTTTCCTGTTTAATTATAatcccatgttctttttttttttttaaagattttatttatttatttgacagacagagatcacaagtaggcagagaggcaggcagagagaggaggaagcaggctcccagctgagcagagaacatgatgcacggctcgatcccagcacctgggatcatgatctgagccgaaggcagaggctttaacccactgagacacccaggagcccctataatCTGatgttcttaaaatgttttagaatttatatgatttttaaaaacatgggagagggtgccagggtggctcagtaggttaagtaagcctctgccttcggctcaggtcacgatctcaggtcctgggatccagcccctcatcgggctctctgatcagccgggagcctgcttccctgcctctctctctgcctgcctctctacctgtgatctctctctgtcaaataaataaataaaatcttaaaaaaaaaagggggggggaaggtcATTATCAGTCCTGGGAATATGAAAAGTCAAAGATATTACCCAAGTGTTTACCGTAGTTATCCACAGGTACTAGTAAATAAAGCAAGCAACTCCTACCATagtaaaaaaaactattaatgagccATCCAAAATAAAGGTCAGTTACCGGTACTTATTTTGGAATTCCCCATAGTTTTATCTTATCAAGTTGTTTTTCCTTCCCCCTTTAAAAGCAGCCTGTTTAGTGAAAGTTGACTGAATCAAGATGGGGACAGAACGAGGTACTGTCACACGCTGATCTGTCTTTGTGCATATACTGCCCATGACTGTTTCACCTAAACACACAATTACTTTACATATAAAGTGTTTCTAAAGCAGATGAAAACAATCACTTTGTGAGTGTCCAATTTGTCTTCAGAATGTCAAGTCATCAGTAACTAGAGCACCTTTAAAATGTCTTTCAACATACTTATGAATATGTTTCTTCTGGTAATTATAGAAGATCATCAACTATCTAATCTATGTCCTCAccaaaaaagatgagaaaatatttatgtacataaaaatacatgttttcatGACTCTGGATATTTATTGGCTAAACATTTACTCATTTAAGATAAAAGTGATTAAATACTGAAATATCAAACCATTTGATAGTATTTTGCCTTTTACCACCATAATTAAATGTTATGCTGAGTAAAtccaaatgaattaaaatcttgtggactaaaagaaaatataaacacacacacaaaaaggttTCATTacaaaagaataagaatatatgCTAATATAGATTTATaactttcttaaatattaaatgtgGCTACTTTCTTCCTAACTTGGACAGCAAATcagaaaatattgagaaaaaggaCACAATGGACATGCGTCCTAGCCAGCCAATTGTCCCCACCGCTCCTCAGGCCAAGCTTTCAACAGACCTCACCAAAATGCTCTCTCAAATGGAACACACCTTGGAAAACATGATGTTTACGTTTCATGAGTTTGCTGGGGATAAAGGCTACTTAACAAAGGAGAACCTGAGAGTACTCATGGAAAAGGAGTTCCCTGGATTtttggaaaaccaaaaagacccTCCGGCCGTGGACAAAATAATGAAGGACCTCGACCTGTGCCTAGATGGCAAAGTGGGCTTCCAGAGCTGCTTCTTGCTCCCTCAGGGCTCACCATCACATgcaatgactattttttttttaagattttatttatttatttgacagacagaaattacaagtaggcggagaggcaggcagagagagagaggaggaagcaggctccctgctgagcagagagcctgatgcggggctccatcccaggaccctgggatcatgacctgagctgaaggcagaggatttaacccactgagccacccaggcacccctgcaatgaCTATTTTGTAATACAcatgaagcagaagggaaagacATAGGCAACACTGAGCAACACTCCCGCCCAGTGAGAGGTCTCCAGAAGGGTCTCTTAAGAAATCTGTCTTACAGCTTCTCCCAGTATAAATTCCACGAGGACATTGGGACCCTGAGAAATTGTACAAGTAAAATCCAACCCCCAtttgagaagcagagaaagaaaagtcagATAAGCTTTTGATTTTTGTATTGCTTGCATCCTCTTGCCCTCAGTAAACAAATTCCTTTtttagttcctcaaaaaaaaaaaagaaaaaaaaaattgggaaaagtTTACTCTTGCCTTGGGTAGCCAAGCTGACCTCAGTAGGAAGTGTTTTTCTAATTACCTTTCTACCATGTTTCATCAGCTTATCAGGTTGGATAAAACAGTGGAATAATgggaacatattaaaaatatgaatatgtgAAATTACTGAATTGGCTATATATTTTCTAACCTAGTAAGTGAAAAGATTTTATAGAAAGTGATAGCTACCTCTTATTCCTCCTGATTTGTATATTAGAAATTGATGACCTATCTTTACATTCTTAGAAACAAATAAtccggggtacctgggtggctcagtcattaagcatctgcctttggctcaggccatgatcccagagtcctggcatcgagccccgcatcaggctccccgctctgcgggaagccttcttctcc contains these protein-coding regions:
- the LOC123944743 gene encoding protein S100-A10-like, coding for MLSQMEHTLENMMFTFHEFAGDKGYLTKENLRVLMEKEFPGFLENQKDPPAVDKIMKDLDLCLDGKVGFQSCFLLPQGSPSHAMTISCNDYFVIHMKQKGKT